A genomic window from Triticum urartu cultivar G1812 chromosome 7, Tu2.1, whole genome shotgun sequence includes:
- the LOC125518806 gene encoding pentatricopeptide repeat-containing protein At1g74600, chloroplastic-like, translating into MHDHLAALLRGGGGGRHPRAVHGAAAKLGCLASIYLCNNLLLSYISGSLHAEARRLFDEMPQRNVVSWSVLVSGASRLGDLREAFLLFSDMLRSGERGSCDRPNSFVLGALVAGCARAKDTVAGSQAHASALKFGVAEDESVAGALVDMYSKCGRVDSSWRAFALSPQRCVASWTSIISCLVNQGCSEHRDAAIALLKRMLLLKVWPTNATFSCILKVFDAPELLPGGKQIHGCLLKMGTDVDPALGTALIAMYGRCGGVNEMARLSCRIRHDAFSRTSLLVAFARNGCNMEAVWNFREMVMENMVIDQSAVTSLLQVCSSLGQLRMAKEVHCYALKTFFKLDTLLLNATITVYGRCGDVMSAEIIFDRLENKDIISWTALLTCYTQNDLALETLLLFREMLRKGLGSPVFCITSVLRACSSTTNYAVGWQIHSRAVKLGIDDANSVENALLTMYAKCGSVHIALKIFNSMRSRGIISWNALITSFSQHGNEVAAIQLFDLMQEEAVCPDDYTFVGLLSSCSRMGLVAEGCEYFKLMNTKYSVKPKMEHYTCMVDLFARAGRFSDALEFIDAMPCHPDQLVWEALLASCRTHGNVELGRLAAKKILEIRPDDPSPYITLSSIHASIDMWEEKAWNRTVFDVQRVRKDVGSSWVAGEEFSDNTCDVLQVGIT; encoded by the coding sequence ATGCACGACCACCTGGCCGCCCTCctccgcggcggcggcggcggccgtcACCCGCGCGCAGTCCACGGCGCCGCCGCGAAGCTCGGCTGCCTCGCCTCCATCTACCTCTGCAACAACCTCCTCCTCTCCTACATCAGCGGCAGCCTCCACGCGGAAGCACGCCGCCTGTTCGACGAAATGCCCCAGCGCAACGTCGTCTCCTGGTCAGTCCTCGTCTCCGGCGCCTCTCGCCTCGGCGACCTCCGGGAGGCCTTTCTTCTCTTCTCCGACATGCTTCGTAGCGGGGAGCGCGGAAGCTGCGACCGCCCCAACTCGTTCGTGCTGGGCGCTCTGGTCGCCGGGTGCGCCCGTGCCAAAGACACCGTCGCGGGCTCGCAAGCGCATGCCTCCGCTCTCAAGTTTGGTGTGGCCGAGGACGAGAGCGTTGCGGGGGCGCTGGTGGATATGTACTCCAAGTGCGGGCGCGTGGACTCGTCGTGGCGGGCGTTTGCGCTCTCGCCGCAGAGGTGCGTCGCCAGCTGGACGAGCATAATCAGCTGCCTTGTCAACCAGGGATGTTCAGAGCACCGTGATGCAGCAATTGCCTTGCTAAAGAGGATGCTGCTCTTGAAGGTTTGGCCAACAAACGCAACGTTTTCTTGCATCCTCAAGGTATTTGATGCACCCGAGTTGCTCCCTGGTGGGAAGCAAATCCACGGCTGCTTATTGAAGATGGGAACTGATGTTGATCCTGCTTTAGGAACCGCCCTTATAGCGATGTATGGTAGATGTGGTGGAGTGAATGAGATGGCTAGGTTGTCTTGCCGGATAAGGCATGATGCCTTCTCCAGGACTTCACTTCTTGTAGCTTTTGCACGGAATGGATGCAACATGGAGGCAGTTTGGAACTTTCGTGAGATGGTCATGGAAAATATGGTGATTGATCAGTCAGCTGTAACTAGCCTACTGCAGGTTTGTTCATCATTGGGACAGCTGAGAATGGCCAAGGAGGTCCACTGCTATGCTCTGAAGACTTTCTTTAAGCTGGATACATTACTGCTCAATGCAACCATCACTGTTTATGGAAGATGTGGGGATGTCATGAGTGCAGAGATTATATTTGATCGTTTGGAAAACAAAGACATTATATCATGGACGGCATTATTAACTTGCTACACACAAAATGATCTTGCTCTGGAGACACTCTTGCTCTTCAGGGAAATGCTTCGGAAAGGCTTAGGATCTCCCGTCTTTTGCATTACCAGTGTGCTAAGGGCCTGTTCTAGCACCACAAATTATGCTGTTGGGTGGCAAATTCACTCGAGGGCGGTGAAGTTAGGAATTGATGATGCCAATTCAGTTGAGAATGCCCTTTTGACTATGTACGCCAAGTGCGGAAGTGTTCATATTGCACTGAAGATTTTCAATTCAATGAGAAGTAGAGGCATTATCTCGTGGAATGCACTAATCACAAGTTTTTCACAGCATGGAAATGAGGTGGCAGCCATTCAGCTATTTGATCTGATGCAAGAAGAAGCAGTTTGTCCAGATGATTACACTTTTGTCGGGTTGTTATCATCTTGCAGCCGAATGGGCCTAGTTGCTGAGGGTTGTGAGTATTTCAAACTGATGAACACCAAGTACAGTGTGAAGCCTAAGATGGAGCACTACACATGCATGGTTGATCTTTTTGCCCGCGCTGGAAGATTTTCTGATGCACTCGAGTTTATTGATGCTATGCCTTGTCATCCGGACCAACTCGTGTGGGAAGCTTTGCTAGCTTCATGTAGGACTCATGGTAATGTGGAGTTGGGAAGGCTGGCAGCAAAGAAGATTCTTGAAATAAGACCAGATGATCCTTCACCATACATTACATTATCCAGCATTCATGCTTCAATTGACATGTGGGAAGAGAAGGCTTGGAATCGTACTGTGTTTGATGTCCAGCGAGTAAGAAAAGATGTGGGAAGTAGTTGGGTTGCTGGAGAAGAATTTTCAGATAATACATGCGATGTATTACAAGTTGGAATAACGTAA